The genomic window ACGAAACGCATTGTCGACGCCTTGAAGAATCCCAACGTCTCGGCGATCGCCCACCCGACGGGGCGCATCATCAATCGGCGCAAGTCGTACGAGGTCGATCTGGAAACGGTCTTCAAGGTGGCCAGTGACTTCGGCAAGTTGCTGGAATTGAATGCGAATCCGGCAAGGCTGGATCTCGACGACGCGGCCTGCGCGGGCGCCAAGAGCCACAAGATTCCGATCGTGATTTCGAGCGACGCCCACAGCACCGTCGGCCTGGACGTGCTGCGCTACGGCGTCAATCAGGCGCGGCGCGCAGGGCTGACCAAGGCCGACGTGGCCAACACGCGCCCGTGGGCCGAGATGAAGAAGCTGATCGGCAAGTGATGGATTGCGGGGCGCCGTTATTCGCCGGACGCAATCAACGGCTCTGCACGTCCACTCACTTCGTATGACGCGACATAATCGCGCGTTGGATCTGGGCCTTCACGTCTTCCATGTTGAAGCTGGCCCCCTTTTGGATCGGCGGGAATTCGACGAAGGTTTGCGCGTACTTCGCCACTTCCTGCTGCACGAAGACAAAGCGCCAGAACTCGTACACGAACCAGTTGTAGTAGCCCAGTGATCCGTTCGTCTTGCCGTCGAACATGCCAGTGCGCTCGAACGGGTCGAGGCGCAGGTTGACGAGGATGGGCCAATCGACTTTATCGGTGGCGCCGAGCCAGCCGTTGGGCTGATCGGTGAAGCGGTACTTGAAGTCGTCGATGCGAACTGCGCTGAGCGTCCCTTCAGTGAAGTAAAAAATCTCGTGCCGCTTCGAGGGGCCCTTGCCGGTGATCAGATCCATCTGATTCTGGCCGTCGAGGTGTACTTTGTAATTGGTGTCGCCCAGTTTCTTGCCCTTGGCGAGTTCGCTTGTGATGTTGGGATTGCCGGCCGCGGCACAGAACGTGGGGAACCAATCGAGTCCGGAGACGATGCCGTTTTCAACCTTCCCCTCGGGCACCTTGCCCGGCCAGCGGATGATCATCGGAACGCGGAAGCCACCTTCCAGGGCCATGCCCTTGCCGCCGGCAAACGGGGTCTGACCCCCGTCGGGCCAGGTGAAGTTCTCGGCACCGTTGTCGGTGCTGAAGGCCAGGATCGTATCGCCTTCGAGCCCATCGTCGGCCAGCTTCTTCATGACAGCGCCAACGATATCGTCGAGCTGCGCCATGCCGGCCTCTTGGATTGTCCAACCGTTTTGCGGCGTGCGCATCTTCTGGTACTTTTCCGACAGGTGCGTGACGACGTGCATGCGCGTGGGATTGAGCCAGACAAAGAACGGCTTGTTATCCTTCTTCGCCTGGTCGATGAACTTGACGGCCGCCGCCAGAATCTCGTCGTCGACCGTTTCCATGCGCTTCGGGTAGAGGGTTCCGGCGTCTTCGATCTTCTGCTTGCCGACCTTACCCCAGCGCGGATCAACGGTCGCGTCGTCGCGGTCGGTGGCCCAGCAGTGCAGCATGTTGCGCGGGCCAACCTTGTCTTTGAGTTCCGGAGGATAGTTCGGGTGCGCGGGGTCCTCCATGGCGTCGAGGTGGTATAGATAGCCGAAAAACTCGTCGAAGCCGTGTACCGTCGGCAGGAATTCGTTCTTGTCGCCGAGATGATTCTTGCCGAATTGCCCCGTTGCGTAGCCCATCGACTTGAGCGCCGTGGCGATCGTGGGGGCCTGGGCGGGCATGCCCAGTTCGGCGCCGGCCTGGCCCACGGTCGTCAGACCGGTGCGGATGGGGAGCTGGCCCGTGATGAAATTGGCGCGCCCGGCCGTGCAACTCGCTTCAGCATAGTAGTCGGTAAAGATCATGCCCTGCGCGGCCAAGCGATCCAGATGCGGCGTGCGACCGGCCATCATGCCGCGATGGTAGGCGCCGATGTTAAACCACCCGACGTCGTCCCCCATGATGAAGATGATGTTCGGCTGCTTCGGACGCCCCTGCGCGTGAACGGGAGGCGCACAAGCGATCGAAAGCGCACACGCCAACAGTGCGAAACCGGCGGCACGTAACGGATGGCGATTCATCGGTGAACCTCCTGAGCAGGGCGGTAAGCGACCCTTGATGAACGTGAAACACACGCTGGCGGCATCATGCCGCGGTCGAATCGACATAGAATTGTTCGATGGGTGGCATCAACATAGCCGCGCGCAAGGAGCGCTGCAAACAGTGTCGGTTGAAAATGCCTCGATTCGCCGAGGGGCAATCGGCAGGTAGAATGCGGACGTGGCCCGAGTCGACTTTGAGGGCACTGCGATGGTTTTTCCGATCAGCGACGACAACTCCGATTTGCGCTCGGTGCCAGTTGTCAATTACGCGATCATCGCCATCAACGTCTTCGTGTTCGTTGTGTTCCAGGGAATGGGCACGAACGAACAGTTCACCTACAAGTACGCCACGGTGCCAGCCGAAATCAAGACGGGCAAGGACGTCGTCACCGACGAGCGCATCGTCGTCGATCAAAATACCGGCCAGCAGTTTCAAGTACCTGGCCTGCAGCCGACGCCGATCTCGGTTTACCTGACCCTCTTGTGGTCGATGTTCATGCATGGCGGCATCGCGCACATCGCCGGCAAC from Pirellulales bacterium includes these protein-coding regions:
- a CDS encoding arylsulfatase, whose product is MNRHPLRAAGFALLACALSIACAPPVHAQGRPKQPNIIFIMGDDVGWFNIGAYHRGMMAGRTPHLDRLAAQGMIFTDYYAEASCTAGRANFITGQLPIRTGLTTVGQAGAELGMPAQAPTIATALKSMGYATGQFGKNHLGDKNEFLPTVHGFDEFFGYLYHLDAMEDPAHPNYPPELKDKVGPRNMLHCWATDRDDATVDPRWGKVGKQKIEDAGTLYPKRMETVDDEILAAAVKFIDQAKKDNKPFFVWLNPTRMHVVTHLSEKYQKMRTPQNGWTIQEAGMAQLDDIVGAVMKKLADDGLEGDTILAFSTDNGAENFTWPDGGQTPFAGGKGMALEGGFRVPMIIRWPGKVPEGKVENGIVSGLDWFPTFCAAAGNPNITSELAKGKKLGDTNYKVHLDGQNQMDLITGKGPSKRHEIFYFTEGTLSAVRIDDFKYRFTDQPNGWLGATDKVDWPILVNLRLDPFERTGMFDGKTNGSLGYYNWFVYEFWRFVFVQQEVAKYAQTFVEFPPIQKGASFNMEDVKAQIQRAIMSRHTK
- a CDS encoding rhomboid family intramembrane serine protease; amino-acid sequence: MVFPISDDNSDLRSVPVVNYAIIAINVFVFVVFQGMGTNEQFTYKYATVPAEIKTGKDVVTDERIVVDQNTGQQFQVPGLQPTPISVYLTLLWSMFMHGGIAHIAGNMWFLWIFGDNVEDRMGHGRYAIFYMLSGVIASISHVLMNMNGANSLVPSLG